The genomic segment TCATTATTTATAAATCTAAAATGTTTAGTAGGTTAGGAAAGTACAATGCATGTTGATACTTTCCTGCCTGCCAAAACAAATAGAAAGTAATGAATTTGAAAAGTAATTTAGAAATATAAATTATTTTCCAAAGTCATTATCGCCACAGAAAGATATACTAGTCTTTCAACTGATTTATTCATAAGCATATCCCTAACTGCTATTTGTGCAGAAAGATAGGAGATAAAGACTAATAATTGACATCATTTAAAAAAACGGTTACAAGGAGGTACAATATGTTTAACTTTTTTAAAAAAAGCCATAATAAAACATGCCATTTAATCGCACCAATGGAGGGCGAAATCATACCGATTCAAGATGTACCAGATCAAGTATTTTCAGAGAAAATGATGGGAGATGGCTTTGCTATAAAACCTACAAACGGACTTGTTTGTAGTCCATGTGATGGAGAAGTGTTGCAAATATTTCCAACAAACCATGCTCTAGTAGTGCATTCTATTGAAGGATTAGATATTATTATTCATATTGGATTAGATACAGTCCAACTAAAAGGAGAAGGATTTACAAGGCTGGTCGAAGTAGGTAAACATGTGAAAGCAGGAGATCCGCTTCTGCAAATGGACCTAAAAGTAATGGAAAAGTATGAAAAGTGTATTATTTCACCTATCGTTATTACGAATATTGAGTGCATTGAAAGTATGAAGATTAATTATAAGAAC from the Firmicutes bacterium HGW-Firmicutes-1 genome contains:
- a CDS encoding PTS glucose transporter subunit IIA (phosphoenolpyruvate-dependent sugar phosphotransferase system; catalyzes the phosphorylation of incoming sugar substrates concomitant with their translocation across the cell membrane; IIB is phosphorylated by IIA and then transfers the phosphoryl group to the sugar; IIC forms the translocation channel) → MFNFFKKSHNKTCHLIAPMEGEIIPIQDVPDQVFSEKMMGDGFAIKPTNGLVCSPCDGEVLQIFPTNHALVVHSIEGLDIIIHIGLDTVQLKGEGFTRLVEVGKHVKAGDPLLQMDLKVMEKYEKCIISPIVITNIECIESMKINYKNYKIKESIGKVIIKGE